The following proteins are co-located in the Enoplosus armatus isolate fEnoArm2 chromosome 8, fEnoArm2.hap1, whole genome shotgun sequence genome:
- the neurod4 gene encoding neurogenic differentiation factor 4, giving the protein MMAKPFGKSGDVSELVSSLGWLEEEEDVSSQDGEESPEMRGHHGLSAGSRIHSCTELGSEDMEEEEEEEEEEEEEIGPNGENAPKRRGPKKKKMTKARQERFRVRRVKANARERSRMHGLNDALENLRRVMPCYSKTQKLSKIETLRLARNYIWALSEVLESGQSPESHGFMEMLCKGLSQPTSNLVAGCLQLGPSPMMLNKMEDKCGGPGMGGVGGQAGHPLSYPSPGLPSPPYGSLEASHLLHMKGFKGPVYDNTSPNECSSGTPPYDGPLTPPLSISGNFALKQEPSPHESERNYAPHPGHHAHYLSSHHYPTSTTGGLPGGHQSHPLFQASRYELPLDVAFDSFTPSHLITSQMGAI; this is encoded by the coding sequence ATGATGGCCAAACCATTTGGAAAGAGTGGGGATGTGAGTGAGCTGGTGAGCTCCCTCGgctggctggaggaggaggaggatgtcaGCTCTCAGGATGGAGAGGAAAGCCCAGAGATGAGGGGGCACCATGGCCTGAGTGCAGGGAGCCGAATCCACTCCTGCACAGAACTTGGCAGTGAGgacatggaggaagaagaggaggaggaggaggaggaggaggaggagattggACCAAATGGAGAAAACGCTCCCAAAAGGAGAGGCcctaagaagaagaagatgaccAAAGCTAGACAGGAGAGGTTTCGTGTCCGCCGAGTCAAGGCCAACGCCAGAGAACGTTCACGCATGCACGGGCTGAACGACGCCCTGGAGAATCTGCGCCGAGTGATGCCCTGCTACTCCAAGACACAGAAGCTGTCAAAGATTGAGACTCTACGGCTGGCCCGCAACTACATCTGGGCTCTGTCGGAGGTGCTTGAGAGCGGCCAGTCCCCAGAGAGCCATGGCTTCATGGAAATGCTGTGTAAAGGTCTGTCTCAGCCCACCAGCAACCTCGTGGCCGGCTGCTTGCAGCTGGGACCCAGTCCGATGATGCTCAACAAGATGGAGGACAAGTGTGGAGGTCCGGGGATGGGTGGTGTGGGGGGTCAGGCTGGCCATCCCCTCAGCTACCCGTCTCCAGGCCTTCCCAGCCCCCCCTATGGCTCCCTGGAGGCTTCCCACCTCCTCCATATGAAGGGATTCAAGGGGCCTGTATATGACAACACCTCCCCTAACGAGTGCAGCAGCGGCACACCACCATACGATGGGCCCCTCACTCCCCCCCTGAGCATCAGTGGCAACTTTGCCCTGAAGCAAGAGCCTTCTCCCCATGAGTCCGAGAGGAACTACGCACCTCACCCAGGCCACCATGCCCACTACCTCTCGTCCCACCATTACCCTACTTCCACAACTGGCGGCCTACCAGGGGGGCATCAGAGCCACCCGCTTTTTCAGGCTTCACGCTATGAGCTGCCCCTGGATGTGGCCTTTGactccttcactccctctcaCCTGATCACCTCTCAGATGGGTGCCATCTGA